A DNA window from Desulfobacterales bacterium contains the following coding sequences:
- a CDS encoding response regulator, which produces MAKTVILADDSKFLLKQLVNFFENEMHFEVKSTCNDGNEAVELYRKYRPDLITLDITMPNKDGEQAMKEIITEFPDANIIMITAVRDDRVLGCMNSGAKGYIEKPLKFSSADFVADFKETVNEIVRI; this is translated from the coding sequence ATGGCGAAAACTGTAATTTTAGCGGATGATTCTAAATTTCTTTTAAAGCAGCTCGTAAATTTTTTTGAAAACGAAATGCATTTTGAAGTAAAATCTACCTGTAACGATGGTAATGAAGCGGTTGAGCTTTATAGAAAATATAGACCCGACCTTATAACCCTTGATATTACAATGCCTAATAAGGACGGGGAGCAGGCGATGAAGGAAATTATAACTGAATTTCCGGATGCAAATATCATTATGATTACAGCCGTCAGGGACGATAGAGTTCTTGGATGTATGAATAGCGGAGCAAAAGGTTATATTGAAAAACCTTTAAAATTTTCTTCAGCTGACTTTGTTGCTGATTTTAAAGAGACAGTAAATGAAATAGTAAGAATTTAA
- the fdhD gene encoding formate dehydrogenase accessory sulfurtransferase FdhD: protein MEKYIPYTVEEYKTDKITEVVHNLICEEPLSIMVQGKPYSVVMRTPGDEIPHAAGFCLGEGIIDKYGDISSIAICEGSDSNVVAVTLKQDRLKNISAILERKGFVSQTSCGICGKEIIEDIKQSVIPLESKFKIHPDKLIKCLTQFYEHQNLRNNTRSAHGAALFNLNDELLSIAEDVGRHNAVDKAIGKLLIQENIYDASILILSSRISFELVQKAARAKIPLILAISRPTALAIKLADDVNMTILTLLKEPGFCIYTGKDRINIFSPSGRNSDDIVEQASH from the coding sequence GTGGAAAAATATATACCCTATACAGTTGAAGAGTATAAAACTGATAAGATAACAGAGGTTGTTCACAATCTTATTTGCGAAGAACCTCTTTCAATAATGGTGCAAGGGAAACCTTATTCAGTCGTTATGAGAACTCCTGGCGATGAAATACCCCATGCCGCTGGATTTTGTCTTGGAGAAGGTATCATTGATAAATACGGTGATATTTCTTCAATAGCTATTTGCGAAGGCAGTGATTCGAATGTAGTAGCTGTTACCCTAAAACAAGATAGATTAAAAAATATTTCAGCAATTCTTGAAAGAAAAGGTTTTGTAAGCCAAACAAGCTGCGGTATATGTGGAAAAGAAATAATAGAAGATATTAAACAATCCGTTATTCCCCTTGAATCAAAATTTAAAATCCATCCGGACAAATTAATAAAATGTCTTACACAGTTTTATGAGCATCAAAATTTACGTAATAATACAAGATCAGCTCATGGAGCGGCTTTATTCAATTTAAATGACGAACTTCTATCTATAGCTGAAGATGTTGGACGGCATAACGCTGTAGATAAAGCTATAGGCAAACTTTTGATACAAGAAAATATTTATGATGCATCAATATTAATACTTTCATCTCGAATAAGTTTTGAACTAGTTCAAAAGGCTGCAAGAGCAAAAATCCCTTTAATTTTAGCCATATCAAGACCTACAGCATTAGCGATAAAACTTGCTGATGATGTTAACATGACTATATTGACCCTCTTAAAAGAACCAGGATTTTGCATCTACACTGGAAAAGATAGAATTAATATTTTTAGCCCGTCCGGCAGGAACTCGGATGACATAGTCGAGCAGGCTTCTCACTGA
- a CDS encoding diguanylate cyclase — protein sequence MDIKNEIDQSCYSADLANYTLFFADRISQIIKDMTNFSYTVMENSLKEDPIVFKNKMVVYIHFGGTIQGEYFLGLDELVGLNLLGDLGISTNNIEDIKEFKEDYSELAKEVLNIAVSHSVVELENIFGSLTIMSPILIFGDIVFPKIKSSSVDIIGHPGLISCAFSLNMVDSKISRKLKEMEKNLDKITKEATIDGLTQLYNRAFFDEIFRSTVVTSNRYKKPLSLIIIDVDYFKQINDTYGHQCGDKVLQAVSALVISHTRKADIPARYGGDELVIILSETPKRGASIVAERITSELRAKGVVYQQDGCETNVKVTLSVGIAQLRSDETHLEFFHRADEALYNSKLKGRNQIQTD from the coding sequence ATGGATATCAAAAACGAAATTGATCAAAGCTGTTATTCCGCTGATCTCGCTAACTATACTTTATTTTTTGCTGATCGTATAAGCCAAATTATAAAGGACATGACAAATTTTTCTTATACAGTCATGGAAAATTCTTTGAAAGAAGACCCCATTGTATTTAAAAATAAAATGGTAGTATATATTCATTTTGGAGGAACTATCCAAGGGGAATATTTTCTAGGTTTAGATGAATTGGTAGGATTAAATCTTTTGGGAGATTTAGGAATATCAACAAATAATATTGAGGATATAAAAGAATTTAAAGAAGATTATAGTGAACTTGCAAAAGAAGTTCTTAATATTGCTGTAAGTCATTCAGTTGTTGAATTAGAAAATATATTCGGAAGTTTAACAATAATGTCGCCAATCTTGATTTTTGGGGATATAGTTTTTCCGAAGATTAAGTCTTCCAGTGTTGACATCATTGGACATCCAGGCTTGATAAGTTGCGCATTTTCTTTAAATATGGTTGATTCAAAAATTAGCCGCAAATTAAAGGAGATGGAGAAAAATCTTGATAAAATTACAAAAGAAGCAACTATTGATGGATTAACCCAGCTTTACAACAGAGCCTTTTTTGACGAAATTTTTAGATCTACTGTTGTTACATCTAACAGATATAAAAAGCCTTTAAGCCTTATAATAATTGATGTAGATTATTTTAAACAAATTAATGATACTTATGGCCATCAATGTGGAGATAAGGTATTACAAGCTGTATCAGCACTTGTAATTTCCCATACGAGAAAGGCTGATATTCCTGCCCGTTATGGAGGGGATGAACTTGTAATCATACTTTCAGAAACCCCGAAAAGAGGAGCAAGCATAGTAGCTGAAAGGATAACATCTGAATTGAGGGCAAAAGGTGTAGTTTATCAGCAAGACGGTTGTGAAACAAATGTTAAAGTAACCTTAAGCGTAGGTATAGCTCAACTTAGGAGTGATGAAACACATTTGGAGTTTTTTCATAGGGCTGATGAAGCTCTTTATAACTCTAAGTTGAAAGGTCGTAACCAAATTCAGACGGATTAA
- a CDS encoding HAMP domain-containing protein, with amino-acid sequence MKKFVPIKRKLILRTMGIICLSFIIVLSAVTWMNIESVNHNIKKSERNIKNSIITKGSTLVDNNSIALKSMVGDNAFIDIQELVASTVKGDVDIVYGIYMNKDYKAWASASRDNTSGIPKSNDELSDDASKWAGSIHHQSHNTFSYKDDTVIEFAAPVVIDNEILGFIRYGISTKSMYNALQDALEDGIQTRNQAIIIILSLGLVSLIITYFIIKKLAQNITKPIEKLLVSSKKIAEGDYNSEVKLSINDEIGDLADNFEVMRVTIKKYTDHLQELVDEKMKQVKDILNNIDQGLFTINLDGTVNEEYSAKANEILKVSDIASCTLHDILRLTTEQEKSFDLWLEVVKKKHLSMRWTKLEHLSPVRNLELPYEEGTSFISISYERIMDKNGNLSKLMVLAIDETEKRLKDIQIKEEKRRHENEMKIILGIANTPQEEILEFLKVTNASIDFAHRTIAKHIEEFKQYSLNYSEDYFHTIPPEEVNEVYRDIHTIKGNSGSYGFDELALCSHKVEDMMDTIRKPININNKYLLNDIINKINDMSISVNQIQEKYKLIYGEKEECTIEVPLSRIDTIKNIIYSMNKRNLNPEAKQLVFECSLLSWKPLKALTRKYYKIVNKTSRKLGKKIDFVVSNETLLQPEDIFNDIDDILVHILRNAVDHGIESVKKREKIGKGKGIIRFDYQNQGRERVISISDNGQGINIEKLLEVCIRKGIIKLENANKLSPEEKLNLIFYPGVSTTESISEISGRGVGLDVVKQKIISLKGSISVDSWLNKGSVFTIIVPNF; translated from the coding sequence ATGAAAAAGTTTGTACCCATAAAAAGAAAACTTATTTTAAGAACAATGGGTATTATTTGTTTAAGCTTTATTATTGTTTTATCCGCTGTAACATGGATGAACATTGAGTCCGTGAATCACAATATAAAAAAATCCGAAAGAAACATAAAAAATTCTATCATCACTAAGGGATCTACTCTCGTTGACAATAATAGCATTGCCCTTAAAAGTATGGTAGGTGATAATGCTTTTATCGATATACAGGAATTGGTTGCATCTACTGTTAAAGGAGATGTGGATATAGTTTATGGAATATACATGAATAAAGACTATAAAGCTTGGGCATCTGCATCCAGAGATAATACATCAGGAATTCCTAAATCCAATGATGAATTATCAGACGATGCTTCAAAATGGGCAGGTTCAATCCATCATCAAAGTCATAATACTTTTTCTTATAAGGATGATACAGTTATTGAATTTGCAGCTCCAGTTGTTATTGATAATGAAATTCTTGGATTTATCCGCTATGGAATAAGCACTAAATCAATGTATAATGCTCTTCAGGACGCTCTTGAAGATGGTATCCAAACAAGAAATCAAGCAATAATAATTATTCTTAGCTTAGGTTTAGTCTCCTTAATTATTACCTATTTCATCATAAAAAAGTTAGCACAAAACATTACAAAGCCAATAGAAAAATTGCTTGTATCATCTAAAAAAATCGCTGAAGGAGATTATAATTCTGAAGTAAAGTTATCAATAAATGATGAAATAGGAGATCTTGCCGATAATTTTGAAGTAATGAGAGTTACAATAAAAAAATATACAGATCATCTTCAAGAATTAGTAGATGAGAAAATGAAGCAGGTTAAGGATATATTAAATAACATTGATCAAGGTCTTTTTACAATTAATCTTGATGGAACTGTTAATGAAGAATATTCAGCAAAGGCTAATGAAATATTAAAAGTGTCTGATATAGCTTCATGCACATTACATGATATTTTACGATTAACTACAGAACAGGAAAAATCGTTTGATTTATGGCTTGAAGTAGTAAAGAAAAAGCACCTCAGCATGAGGTGGACTAAACTTGAACATCTATCCCCTGTTAGAAATCTGGAGCTTCCTTATGAGGAAGGAACTTCTTTTATTTCTATTTCTTACGAAAGGATTATGGATAAAAATGGCAACCTATCTAAATTAATGGTTCTCGCTATAGACGAAACTGAAAAGCGATTAAAAGATATTCAAATAAAAGAAGAAAAGAGAAGACATGAAAATGAAATGAAAATTATTCTTGGAATAGCAAATACTCCACAAGAAGAAATATTAGAATTCCTCAAAGTTACTAATGCTTCAATTGACTTTGCCCATAGAACAATAGCAAAGCATATTGAAGAATTTAAGCAATATAGTTTGAATTATTCGGAAGATTATTTCCACACTATCCCTCCAGAGGAAGTAAACGAAGTATATCGGGATATTCATACAATTAAAGGAAACAGTGGCTCTTATGGTTTTGATGAATTAGCTTTGTGCTCCCACAAAGTTGAAGATATGATGGATACGATTCGAAAGCCTATTAATATAAACAATAAATATTTATTGAATGATATTATCAACAAGATTAATGATATGAGTATTTCAGTTAATCAAATTCAAGAAAAATATAAATTGATTTATGGTGAGAAAGAAGAATGCACCATTGAAGTTCCTCTTTCAAGGATTGATACTATTAAAAATATAATTTATTCCATGAACAAAAGGAATTTAAACCCAGAAGCAAAACAGTTGGTTTTTGAATGCTCCTTGCTTTCTTGGAAACCATTAAAAGCTTTAACTCGCAAATATTATAAAATAGTAAATAAAACATCAAGAAAACTTGGGAAAAAGATTGATTTCGTAGTATCTAATGAAACCCTTCTTCAGCCAGAAGATATATTTAATGATATTGACGATATTCTTGTTCATATCCTCAGAAATGCAGTTGATCATGGTATTGAATCAGTAAAAAAACGTGAAAAAATAGGAAAAGGAAAAGGAATTATTCGCTTTGACTATCAAAATCAAGGAAGAGAACGCGTTATTTCAATATCAGATAATGGACAAGGAATTAATATTGAAAAATTATTAGAAGTCTGTATAAGAAAAGGAATAATTAAATTAGAAAATGCAAATAAACTAAGTCCAGAAGAAAAGCTTAATCTAATTTTTTATCCAGGAGTTTCAACTACTGAAAGCATTTCGGAAATATCAGGAAGAGGAGTAGGCCTTGATGTAGTGAAACAAAAAATTATTAGCCTTAAAGGTTCAATTTCTGTCGATTCATGGTTGAATAAAGGATCTGTTTTTACTATTATTGTTCCTAATTTTTAA
- a CDS encoding response regulator: MRALIVEDNPVSSSYLKKILPDCFECDIADTGEKAIDSFIKYCKMGKSYDLILLDMILPNMGGDEVIKKLREKEIEIFGENRSKILIQTALDDIDALSDKFENYCDGYINKPYDRYDVIGKLREVGFEVDY, encoded by the coding sequence ATGAGGGCTCTTATTGTCGAAGATAATCCAGTAAGCTCAAGCTATCTTAAAAAAATATTACCAGATTGTTTTGAGTGTGATATTGCTGATACAGGTGAAAAAGCTATAGATAGTTTTATAAAATATTGCAAAATGGGCAAATCCTATGATCTCATACTCTTAGATATGATACTTCCAAATATGGGCGGTGATGAAGTCATTAAAAAGCTTAGGGAAAAAGAAATAGAAATATTTGGAGAAAACAGATCAAAAATTCTTATTCAAACCGCTCTTGACGATATCGATGCGTTGTCTGATAAATTTGAAAATTACTGTGACGGCTATATCAATAAGCCTTACGATAGGTATGATGTCATAGGCAAATTGCGAGAGGTTGGGTTTGAGGTTGATTATTAA
- a CDS encoding TonB-dependent receptor: MNIIYSKRTRTFFLSILFLFITATTYSSDDVSLASLLNLDVTIATKLKQSVNDAPSIVSVITENEIKNSGAKTIEEILKQVAGFDINPIPIEPNPQVGIRGLANSTNEIVKLMINGHPIENTYTTGFGYWEGFPIDLIKKIEIIRGPGSALYGNSAMIGVINVITKDSKDDSALSAGYGSFDSLKGYANMAYNDGKFGLFLFADGFKSNGDSNLVESDFALQKFGPVAAMYGLDPKIVGDAPGMTTENFEYYNFYSKMSYNNLYVVLMGNKAVTDIPVSLRKTLTDDNTRKLSNAFIEGGFSNKLSEKANLNMKAYADYFKYDYNVEILSEKTTGFLSKALGLGYPLGESAKGHPVLENYKIGTEASLSYSILEGFDLVSGIQYEQHEQFGSHISVNFNGSEKPTMLNGSLAMPLQYFPYQDVTSTHNFTQDEDRNIIALYGQFTFDIIDTFSLKGIGETLSITGGVRYDKYSDIGSNINPRAGLVYAPNELLYFKALYGKAFRAPNFRELYNKNNDVQNGNPDCEAEVLTTVEGLIGINPTKWMTLSVDYFVTKMEDMISIVPDPDHADLITFDNVGTVKSSGVEGEIKLSLDKNKYGYFNITYQDVKTITHEKVFNMTGKPTQYSQPDYNPGSIPEFIANFGINTDITKYMNFNVCLNYIGERKRSEKLVLNAQGDLEKIDKRNPIAERYLVNASLMFKDFDFAEGMSFQITAYNLLNEDDRAPDPEGDIANDVPRWGRNFLARLTYEF; this comes from the coding sequence ATGAATATCATATATTCAAAAAGAACACGAACATTTTTTTTATCAATTCTATTTTTATTTATCACTGCAACAACTTACAGTTCTGACGATGTTTCACTGGCGAGTCTTTTAAATCTTGATGTTACAATTGCAACTAAATTAAAACAATCTGTTAATGACGCGCCATCTATTGTTTCAGTAATCACAGAAAATGAAATTAAAAATAGTGGTGCAAAAACCATTGAAGAAATACTTAAACAAGTTGCTGGCTTTGATATTAACCCCATTCCAATAGAACCAAATCCTCAAGTAGGTATAAGGGGCTTAGCTAATAGCACTAATGAAATTGTAAAGCTAATGATAAACGGCCATCCTATTGAGAATACTTACACAACTGGTTTCGGATATTGGGAAGGATTCCCTATAGATTTAATAAAAAAAATCGAAATAATAAGAGGGCCAGGTTCTGCATTATATGGGAATTCAGCAATGATAGGTGTTATCAATGTAATTACAAAAGATAGCAAAGATGATTCAGCTTTGTCAGCAGGCTATGGAAGCTTTGACTCCCTTAAAGGATATGCTAATATGGCATATAATGATGGAAAGTTTGGATTATTTCTTTTTGCTGATGGATTTAAAAGCAACGGAGACTCAAATCTTGTTGAATCAGATTTCGCACTACAAAAATTTGGACCTGTAGCCGCGATGTATGGACTTGATCCCAAAATAGTTGGGGACGCTCCAGGTATGACTACTGAAAATTTTGAATATTATAATTTTTACTCGAAAATGTCTTACAATAATCTCTATGTTGTTTTAATGGGGAATAAAGCAGTAACAGATATTCCTGTGTCTTTAAGAAAAACTCTTACAGATGACAATACAAGAAAATTATCTAATGCATTTATAGAGGGAGGTTTCAGTAATAAATTATCTGAAAAAGCCAATCTAAATATGAAAGCTTACGCTGATTATTTCAAATATGATTATAATGTTGAAATACTTAGCGAAAAAACAACAGGTTTTTTAAGTAAGGCTCTTGGACTTGGCTATCCCCTAGGAGAAAGTGCCAAAGGGCATCCTGTATTGGAAAATTATAAAATAGGCACTGAAGCTAGTTTAAGTTATTCCATCTTAGAAGGATTCGATTTAGTTTCTGGAATTCAATATGAGCAACACGAACAATTTGGCTCCCATATATCTGTAAACTTCAATGGCTCTGAAAAACCAACTATGCTTAATGGCTCTTTAGCTATGCCTCTTCAATATTTCCCTTATCAAGATGTCACTTCTACCCATAATTTTACACAAGATGAAGACAGAAATATTATTGCTCTCTACGGACAATTTACATTTGATATTATAGATACTTTCTCCCTTAAGGGAATTGGAGAAACTCTTTCTATAACGGGTGGCGTTCGATATGATAAATACAGTGATATAGGAAGTAATATTAATCCACGAGCTGGTCTTGTCTATGCTCCAAACGAACTTCTTTATTTTAAAGCACTTTATGGAAAAGCATTTCGTGCTCCAAACTTTAGAGAATTATATAACAAAAACAATGATGTTCAAAACGGAAATCCTGACTGTGAAGCTGAGGTGCTTACTACTGTTGAAGGTTTAATTGGAATAAATCCTACAAAATGGATGACTTTATCTGTTGATTATTTTGTAACTAAAATGGAAGACATGATTTCCATTGTTCCTGATCCTGATCATGCTGACCTTATAACTTTTGATAATGTTGGAACGGTGAAATCATCAGGCGTTGAAGGTGAAATAAAATTATCTCTCGACAAAAACAAATATGGATACTTTAACATTACATATCAAGATGTAAAAACAATTACTCATGAAAAAGTATTTAATATGACAGGGAAACCAACTCAATATTCCCAGCCCGATTATAACCCAGGAAGTATTCCTGAATTTATTGCAAACTTTGGGATAAATACTGATATTACTAAATATATGAACTTTAATGTATGTTTAAATTACATCGGAGAAAGAAAAAGAAGTGAAAAATTAGTACTGAACGCCCAAGGTGATTTAGAAAAGATCGATAAAAGAAATCCAATAGCTGAAAGATATCTCGTTAATGCTTCCCTTATGTTTAAAGATTTTGATTTTGCAGAAGGGATGTCTTTCCAAATAACAGCCTATAATTTGCTTAATGAAGATGATAGAGCACCAGACCCTGAAGGAGACATAGCAAATGATGTTCCAAGATGGGGCAGGAATTTCTTAGCAAGACTGACTTATGAATTTTAG
- a CDS encoding Hpt domain-containing protein, translated as MNKNSKKGFIITNTFTFAENIIRVIEDMAGLSFKLFSESFKEKPFSTSKTIISFITFSGGIQGDYVIALNESTAAKLIRACDNTVPNSSKLEIKEDCYEFLKELLNIAVGLSIVPLELSFGNLTYSPSILVSGQINFPQVMSGIVDIKYDDDVIECALLLNLANLRIGHKLEEALKDLEKKSIEANESRKNIESILKLLPSGLVAINSLHKVLPGYSKATSYVVGYEKDTKIEGLNLCDVLGITPNIAYELTRWLEILFLNYGKMPFEELISANDIGEIKNERGKILRLGFLPVENDKDYSLEKLLVIIDDITYKRKLESDMERLSNTHDENLEMMTQVLRLEPEEVNNFIADSYGLLATAQNLLINENKSNEVVHELYRAFHTLKGNSGQFNFKGLMQLFHKIEDYLKPLRENIAFITDVKLVNTIINSINDAKDYIARLKNIYQKIVEKKQGLKEIAKSAFPSVKVNLFDIDDIIKSLNGVIAKIESAPEFPKFLDGIRNVFDKVIKLRQIKLSSFISSLEVLLDNTCKKLNKNAQIKIENDVDIDVEIMQKLYQCFIHLVNNAIDHGIEPAEERIISGKNGKGLILLSGKKNCDKLEITIEDDGQGIEPEILRSSIKKRYKLKDDEIQGFTNEELYLFLLKPGFSTKKTVNEISGRGVGLDFVAYTINKLGGKIFINSIYGEGTKIIMQIPDISNNFNTNPYITAIRN; from the coding sequence ATGAATAAAAACAGTAAAAAAGGGTTCATAATTACAAATACATTTACATTTGCTGAGAATATCATAAGAGTAATTGAAGATATGGCGGGACTTTCTTTTAAACTGTTTAGTGAGTCCTTTAAGGAAAAGCCTTTTTCAACTTCGAAAACAATAATTAGCTTTATTACGTTTTCAGGAGGAATTCAAGGCGATTACGTAATTGCATTAAATGAATCTACCGCAGCAAAACTTATACGAGCATGTGATAACACCGTTCCTAATAGTTCTAAACTGGAAATTAAAGAAGATTGCTATGAATTTCTTAAAGAATTATTAAACATTGCTGTAGGGTTATCCATTGTTCCTCTTGAATTAAGCTTTGGTAATTTAACATATTCTCCAAGCATTTTAGTTTCTGGGCAAATAAATTTTCCTCAAGTTATGAGTGGGATTGTTGATATTAAATATGATGACGATGTAATTGAATGCGCATTATTACTCAATCTTGCTAATTTAAGAATTGGTCATAAGCTTGAAGAAGCTTTAAAAGACTTGGAAAAGAAAAGTATAGAAGCGAACGAATCAAGAAAAAATATCGAAAGTATTCTTAAACTACTTCCAAGCGGGCTTGTTGCAATAAATTCTTTGCATAAAGTTCTTCCAGGCTATAGTAAAGCAACATCTTATGTTGTTGGCTATGAAAAAGATACAAAAATTGAAGGACTGAATTTATGTGATGTACTTGGAATTACTCCTAACATTGCTTATGAGCTTACAAGGTGGCTTGAAATTTTGTTTTTAAATTATGGAAAGATGCCCTTTGAAGAATTAATAAGCGCTAATGATATTGGTGAAATTAAAAATGAGAGGGGTAAGATATTAAGATTAGGATTTCTTCCGGTTGAAAATGATAAAGATTATTCTTTAGAAAAACTTTTAGTAATAATCGATGATATCACGTATAAAAGAAAACTTGAATCAGACATGGAAAGACTCTCCAATACTCATGATGAAAATCTTGAAATGATGACACAAGTATTAAGGCTTGAGCCAGAAGAAGTTAATAATTTTATAGCAGATTCCTATGGTCTTTTAGCAACAGCTCAAAATTTACTTATCAATGAAAATAAAAGTAATGAAGTTGTTCACGAACTTTATAGAGCTTTTCACACATTAAAGGGAAATTCTGGTCAATTTAATTTTAAAGGCCTTATGCAGCTTTTCCATAAAATTGAAGATTATTTAAAACCTTTAAGAGAAAATATAGCTTTTATCACTGATGTAAAATTAGTTAACACTATTATTAATAGTATTAACGATGCAAAAGACTATATTGCAAGATTAAAGAACATATATCAGAAAATAGTCGAAAAAAAGCAAGGTTTAAAGGAAATAGCTAAGAGCGCTTTTCCTTCTGTAAAAGTAAATTTGTTTGATATAGACGATATAATTAAAAGTTTAAATGGAGTTATTGCAAAAATAGAATCAGCTCCCGAATTTCCAAAATTTTTAGATGGTATCAGAAATGTTTTTGATAAAGTTATAAAATTAAGACAAATTAAGCTTTCATCTTTTATTTCTTCCCTTGAAGTTTTGCTGGATAACACATGCAAAAAACTTAATAAAAATGCTCAAATCAAAATAGAAAATGATGTTGATATCGATGTCGAGATTATGCAAAAATTATATCAGTGCTTTATTCATTTAGTAAATAATGCAATCGACCATGGAATTGAACCAGCAGAAGAACGAATAATATCCGGAAAAAACGGTAAAGGTTTGATTTTACTATCTGGAAAAAAAAATTGTGATAAGCTTGAAATAACCATAGAAGACGATGGACAGGGAATAGAGCCTGAAATACTTAGAAGCAGCATAAAAAAAAGATATAAGTTAAAGGATGATGAAATTCAGGGCTTTACTAATGAAGAACTTTATCTTTTTTTGTTAAAACCAGGATTCTCTACAAAAAAAACTGTAAATGAAATATCAGGCAGAGGCGTTGGACTTGATTTTGTAGCTTATACAATAAATAAATTGGGTGGAAAAATTTTTATAAATAGCATTTATGGAGAAGGCACAAAGATTATTATGCAGATTCCAGATATTAGTAATAATTTCAACACTAACCCTTATATTACAGCTATTAGAAATTAA